A region of Thermodesulfobacteriota bacterium DNA encodes the following proteins:
- the rho gene encoding transcription termination factor Rho: MARASKVHQNTDDKVTAEPESQFLNLNELRERKATELMKMARDLQIEDTSRMSKQDLIYAVLKAQSEKEGVIYAEGVLEILSEGYGFLRSPKYSYLPGPDDIYVSKSQIRSFNLKTGDIVGGQVRLPREGEKNLALLKIEHVNYDTPESCRERVPFESLVPLHPEEKINLEYDPNEFCTRVLDLFIPVGKGQRALIVAPPRTGKTILLQRIANAITKNHPEIVLIVLLIDERPEEVTDMERSVKGEVVSSTFDEPPQRHIQVADMVLEKAKRLVEHGKDVVILLDSLTRLARASNTVTPASGRVLSGGMEANALQRPKRFFGAARNTEEGGSLTIVATALIDTGSRMDEVIFEEFKGTGNMEAYLDRRLADKRIFPAIDLQRSGTRKEELLLSEDVLNRVWLLRKILSPMSTVESMEFLLDKMRGTKSNKDFLNLMNQ; the protein is encoded by the coding sequence ATGGCAAGAGCATCTAAAGTACATCAAAATACCGATGACAAAGTGACGGCAGAGCCGGAGTCTCAATTTCTCAACTTGAATGAGTTGAGAGAAAGAAAGGCTACCGAGCTCATGAAGATGGCTAGGGACCTCCAGATCGAAGACACCTCTAGAATGTCGAAACAGGACCTCATCTACGCAGTTCTAAAGGCTCAAAGTGAGAAAGAGGGTGTGATTTATGCCGAGGGTGTCCTCGAAATTCTTTCGGAGGGATACGGGTTTTTAAGGTCTCCGAAATATAGCTATCTTCCCGGGCCCGACGATATCTATGTTTCCAAATCGCAGATACGTTCCTTCAACCTAAAGACGGGGGACATTGTAGGCGGTCAGGTTCGCTTGCCGAGAGAGGGAGAGAAAAATCTGGCTCTACTCAAGATAGAACATGTTAACTACGATACGCCGGAATCCTGCCGGGAAAGGGTGCCTTTCGAAAGTCTGGTCCCACTCCATCCCGAGGAGAAAATCAACCTGGAATACGACCCCAACGAGTTCTGCACTAGGGTGTTAGACCTTTTCATTCCGGTAGGAAAGGGACAAAGGGCGCTTATCGTAGCACCTCCGAGAACCGGAAAGACTATTCTTCTCCAGCGTATTGCCAACGCCATAACCAAAAACCACCCGGAGATAGTGCTGATAGTGCTGCTAATCGATGAACGCCCGGAGGAAGTAACGGACATGGAGAGGTCGGTCAAAGGGGAGGTGGTAAGCTCCACCTTCGATGAACCACCCCAGCGTCACATTCAGGTAGCAGACATGGTTCTGGAGAAAGCAAAAAGGCTTGTGGAACACGGAAAGGACGTGGTCATCCTCCTGGATAGTCTTACCCGGCTAGCGCGAGCAAGCAATACGGTAACCCCGGCCAGCGGAAGGGTTCTTTCAGGAGGTATGGAAGCAAATGCTCTACAAAGACCCAAGAGATTCTTCGGTGCAGCAAGAAACACAGAAGAGGGAGGAAGTCTCACTATAGTGGCCACTGCCTTGATCGATACAGGCAGCAGGATGGACGAGGTCATCTTTGAGGAGTTTAAGGGGACGGGAAATATGGAGGCTTATCTTGATAGAAGGCTGGCAGACAAGAGAATATTCCCGGCGATAGACCTCCAGCGTTCGGGGACAAGAAAGGAAGAACTCCTGCTTTCTGAGGATGTTCTAAATAGGGTATGGCTGCTTCGCAAGATTCTAAGCCCGATGAGCACCGTGGAATCGATGGAGTTTCTCCTAGATAAGATGAGAGGGACAAAATCAAACAAGGATTTTTTAAACCTGATGAATCAATAA
- the nadB gene encoding L-aspartate oxidase — translation MDQEQLKKLDQYYCDFLVIGSGLAGLYAALYASKFGKVALITKSTVEESNSYWAQGGIAAAIDPEDSPLFHLEDTITAGRGLCNRDAVEILVREGKERVMDLISLGMKFDTSDKGLELGLEGGHTKRRVLHAGGSSTGKEMVRFLTHSVKASPNIFLFERMTIAELISDNERCYGALAFKDNSDQHIIFVSKSTILATGGASALYERTTNPPSAIGDGIALSYRAGAEIMDMEFIQFHPTALHVEGKEGFLISEAVRGEGACLLDHSGHRFMPDYHELAELAPRDVVSRSIFEEMRKSGKNCVFLDLRHLDPGFVKKRFSNIYDVCLKSGIDITKDLVPVSPAAHYTVGGVKTGLMAETNVKGLFACGEVACSGVHGANRLASNSLLECIVFAKRAIDGAIEDNEGNLKSYKLGLINSDLILPSPPSQREAFLVKKNNISRLMTEHVEIVRSADGLEKAGDELERISESINELSGHYKLKIQNMIDVSLLITKSALIRKESRGAHIRQDFPAEDPRWKAHIIWKKGHEPVIIAV, via the coding sequence ATGGACCAGGAGCAACTAAAAAAACTCGATCAATATTATTGCGATTTTTTAGTCATAGGAAGCGGGCTGGCTGGACTCTACGCCGCTCTCTATGCTTCTAAGTTTGGCAAAGTAGCTCTGATAACAAAATCTACGGTCGAAGAAAGCAATTCTTACTGGGCTCAGGGAGGCATCGCCGCCGCCATCGATCCTGAAGACTCACCGCTTTTTCATCTGGAAGATACAATCACCGCTGGCCGAGGGCTGTGCAACAGAGATGCCGTGGAGATACTGGTACGCGAGGGAAAGGAACGCGTTATGGACTTAATCAGCCTCGGTATGAAATTTGACACCAGTGATAAAGGCCTGGAGCTGGGATTAGAGGGCGGACATACCAAAAGAAGGGTCCTTCATGCCGGAGGAAGCTCTACTGGAAAAGAAATGGTGCGGTTCCTTACCCATTCGGTCAAAGCTAGTCCCAATATTTTTCTGTTCGAGAGAATGACCATAGCGGAGCTTATCTCCGACAATGAAAGGTGCTATGGAGCCTTGGCGTTCAAAGATAACTCCGACCAACACATTATTTTCGTTTCTAAATCTACCATACTGGCTACCGGTGGAGCCTCTGCGCTTTATGAGAGAACCACGAACCCACCGAGCGCGATTGGAGACGGGATTGCCCTTTCCTACAGGGCGGGGGCAGAGATCATGGACATGGAATTTATTCAATTTCACCCAACTGCCTTACACGTCGAGGGCAAAGAAGGGTTTCTCATAAGTGAGGCAGTAAGGGGTGAAGGGGCTTGCCTTCTCGATCACTCCGGCCATAGATTTATGCCCGATTACCACGAGCTAGCCGAACTCGCCCCAAGAGACGTGGTGTCCAGGTCTATTTTTGAAGAGATGAGGAAATCGGGGAAAAATTGTGTTTTTCTAGACCTAAGACACCTGGACCCCGGTTTCGTAAAAAAACGCTTTTCAAACATATATGACGTATGCCTAAAATCAGGCATTGATATAACAAAGGATTTAGTGCCGGTGTCTCCGGCGGCCCACTATACAGTAGGCGGGGTCAAAACCGGTCTCATGGCTGAGACCAACGTGAAAGGGCTTTTTGCCTGTGGCGAAGTGGCCTGTTCCGGAGTGCACGGCGCCAACAGGCTGGCTAGCAACTCCCTGCTCGAGTGCATCGTATTTGCCAAAAGAGCGATAGACGGTGCAATTGAAGATAACGAGGGAAATCTAAAATCCTACAAGCTTGGCCTCATAAACTCCGATTTGATACTACCATCACCCCCTTCCCAAAGAGAAGCCTTTTTGGTGAAAAAGAACAATATCTCCCGATTAATGACCGAGCACGTAGAAATAGTTCGTAGCGCCGACGGGCTTGAAAAAGCAGGCGACGAACTGGAAAGAATTTCAGAATCGATAAATGAGCTTTCCGGGCACTATAAATTGAAGATACAAAATATGATTGATGTCTCTCTGCTAATAACCAAATCCGCACTAATCCGGAAGGAATCGAGAGGAGCACACATAAGGCAAGATTTTCCCGCGGAAGACCCCCGATGGAAGGCGCACATTATTTGGAAAAAGGGCCATGAACCGGTAATAATCGCCGTTTAA
- a CDS encoding PAS domain S-box protein: MPIPSDELGIGLEKGNKETLKADQFQKKETAKPKRVNPAIRQRKELYSNLIEALPEVIFVLSLDGRILSLNKAFERITGWSRNEWVGKAFSPLIHPRDVKLAMKKFQQTLRKKTPPAFHLRVQSKSGGYLIAEFLCTPQIQGGEVIAIIGTAHDITKRMRAEDLLRKAKTELEIRLRERTQELNTINKKLEREIAERKRAEVALKEKLSRLSTKSKYETIISAVTRSVHQSISLEKVLENAVTTMNENIDKSKNVCIYLVEGKEAVMKAHRGLPDWFIQRAGRIPYPKGFTWKTIIEGKPVYCADIDRDDLIGPAGRDLGTKSYLSIPIQFEGMTVGALNIHSMKGNAFDEEDINLLQIVAQQIGVAINNAKQAGALRESEERYRALYENNPSMCFTLDVQGRVLSVNRYGLEQLGYARKDLVGQSVLNIFHEDDHKAVLEQMDYCLKNRGAVSYWEFRKVRKQGDVMWVREAARSMQNVDGNTVILLVCEDITERKRAVEQIKASLREKDVLLKEIHHRVKNNLQIIYCLLDLQSQHVKDKKTLQMFNDTCSRVRSMALIHEKLYQSKDLGKIDFGEYILSLADYLIQSYGVNADPVSLRADVEEVYLDVDTAISCGMIVNELVSNSLKHAFTDKTEGKKEINISLYSRNNKLTLRVSDNGVGFPSGFNFKKTESLGLQLVNALTSQLDGTISFNRRPRTEFRITFHRQKHEQRGDLR; this comes from the coding sequence TTGCCTATACCCAGTGATGAATTAGGGATAGGACTTGAGAAAGGAAACAAAGAAACTCTAAAAGCTGACCAATTCCAGAAAAAGGAGACGGCTAAACCCAAGCGTGTAAATCCGGCGATAAGACAGCGCAAAGAGCTTTATTCTAACCTTATCGAGGCCCTTCCGGAAGTAATTTTTGTACTATCACTTGATGGTAGGATTTTGTCACTCAACAAAGCTTTCGAAAGGATTACCGGTTGGTCTAGGAATGAGTGGGTCGGTAAAGCATTCTCCCCCCTGATTCATCCTCGGGACGTCAAATTGGCCATGAAGAAGTTTCAACAAACTTTACGTAAAAAAACACCGCCTGCTTTTCACCTGCGGGTTCAGTCCAAGTCCGGAGGGTATCTGATTGCCGAGTTCCTGTGCACCCCTCAAATCCAGGGGGGAGAAGTAATTGCCATCATTGGCACTGCACACGACATCACTAAACGAATGCGAGCGGAGGATTTACTTCGAAAAGCTAAGACTGAACTGGAAATTCGGCTAAGGGAGCGTACTCAAGAGCTGAATACAATTAATAAAAAGCTAGAAAGGGAGATCGCCGAGCGGAAGCGGGCGGAGGTAGCACTCAAAGAAAAACTATCCAGGTTGTCTACAAAAAGCAAATACGAGACAATCATCAGCGCGGTTACACGAAGCGTCCACCAATCAATAAGTCTTGAAAAGGTCCTGGAAAACGCTGTCACCACTATGAACGAGAACATAGATAAATCAAAAAACGTCTGTATTTACCTGGTTGAGGGTAAAGAAGCAGTCATGAAAGCTCATAGAGGTCTGCCCGACTGGTTTATCCAGCGTGCTGGAAGAATCCCCTATCCGAAAGGGTTCACCTGGAAAACAATAATAGAGGGAAAGCCGGTATATTGTGCGGACATAGACCGAGATGATTTAATTGGACCAGCAGGAAGGGACCTGGGGACAAAAAGCTATTTATCCATACCCATTCAGTTTGAGGGCATGACAGTTGGTGCATTGAATATTCATTCTATGAAGGGCAACGCATTTGACGAAGAGGATATAAATCTCCTTCAAATAGTAGCACAGCAAATCGGGGTGGCCATCAACAATGCAAAGCAAGCGGGAGCACTTAGAGAAAGCGAAGAGAGATATCGGGCATTGTATGAAAACAATCCGTCTATGTGCTTCACCCTGGATGTCCAGGGCAGAGTTCTTTCGGTAAATCGCTATGGTTTGGAGCAGCTTGGATATGCTAGAAAGGATCTGGTCGGACAATCGGTGCTTAATATATTCCACGAGGATGACCATAAAGCGGTGTTAGAGCAAATGGATTATTGTCTGAAGAATAGGGGAGCAGTCAGCTACTGGGAGTTTCGCAAGGTTCGCAAGCAAGGCGATGTAATGTGGGTAAGGGAAGCAGCCCGGTCCATGCAGAATGTCGACGGGAATACGGTAATACTACTGGTCTGCGAGGACATCACAGAGCGCAAGCGAGCTGTAGAGCAAATTAAGGCATCGCTCAGGGAGAAGGACGTGCTTTTGAAAGAAATTCATCATCGAGTAAAAAACAATTTACAGATCATATACTGCCTTCTAGACCTTCAGTCTCAGCACGTTAAGGATAAAAAGACCCTACAAATGTTCAATGATACTTGTAGTCGGGTTAGGTCAATGGCGCTAATCCACGAAAAGTTATATCAGTCCAAGGACCTGGGAAAAATTGATTTCGGTGAATATATACTAAGCCTGGCCGATTATCTCATTCAATCATATGGGGTCAACGCAGACCCGGTATCTTTGAGGGCAGACGTCGAGGAGGTTTATTTAGACGTAGATACGGCCATAAGCTGTGGTATGATAGTTAACGAACTGGTTTCAAATTCCCTCAAGCATGCCTTTACCGATAAGACTGAGGGTAAAAAGGAAATCAACATAAGTCTCTACTCTAGGAATAATAAATTAACCCTTCGCGTGAGTGACAACGGTGTTGGTTTTCCCAGTGGTTTTAATTTCAAGAAAACAGAATCTCTGGGTTTGCAGCTAGTAAACGCTTTAACCAGCCAGTTAGACGGCACTATAAGTTTCAATCGAAGACCGAGAACAGAATTTAGAATCACTTTTCACAGACAGAAGCATGAACAAAGAGGAGATTTAAGATGA